The genomic stretch GGGCATCCGTTGCAGACATTCCCTTACCATTGTCAATCACCTGAATGAGTTGTTTTCCGGATTCTTTTACCACCACCTGTATCTGGGTGGCACCAGCATCTACTGCATTTTCAAGTAGTTCTTTCAGTGCAGATGCCGGTCGTTGCACTACCTCTCCCGCTGCAATTTGATTGGCTATCGCATCGGGGAGGAGCTGTATAATATCACTCATATTTCTTCTTGGGTTTTAACCTGAAGAAAAAATAGACTGCGCCTATTAGAACTACAGCATAAGCCATGTATTCAAAAATCACCGGACCAAAATACACGTAACCAAAGATAGATCCCAAAAGCAAAAGAAAGATGAAGGTTCTGATCATCGCTGTGGAAGCAAACACATTAGGCGATTCACGTTCTTTTATACCCTTATGCTGGGCAAAAGCCCCACGGATTCCTGCGCCATATGCCCCTATGTCTCGGGATGATCCATCAGTTTTCTCCAGCAAACCCTGAGCTTCCAAATCTCGCTTGATCTGTGAAGTTCTGTGTTCGATCTCTTCACGCACAGGATCGTAATACCTAGGCTTGATGTCAAATCTCATCGGGGCTGCGGTGCGGAATATGGAAGGGAATTTCATCTTTGATTTTTTTAGTATGCTCAGTAGGAATCTCCTGCGTGTATGTCAATAGGTGAAAGTTGGTAAACATTCCCCAGTATGATGATTATTCGTTGCCTCTCTTCTTCAGGCAGACCCAATTTCATAACCTTGTAATTTTCACTGACACTTCACGTTAAGGTAAAAGCACATTAGGAAAATTAGTTCCTGTTAATTTACCAGACATCAAATTTATGACCTTTTTAACCTGAATTAGGGATTTTTGTTACCGTATCTTTGACTATCTTCAACTGAATATGTTCCCAAGTCCGTAAATGGAATAGGTACGGATATAGCGGGATAGTAAAATTCCACCGGGAAACCGAATCGGTCGATATACAAATTTATTTAGAAAGTTAAGGATTAAAAATTTACTCAGGCATGAGCAGTAAGCTTTGGAGAATTTTCGCAGTTGGTATTATAGCTCTAACATTTTCATCAGGGAAGCTTGATGAATCATTATTGATAGCAGACCCCCTATTAAGTGAAGATCCTATGGATCAGCTTAATTGGGTTGATTCGGTATTCAATAGCCTGACTTTTGAGGAGCGCCTGGGACAGCTTTTTATGGTGGCGGCATACTCAAATAAGGGGCAAAAACATGTAGATGAGATTAGCAGCCTTGTCAAGAATGAGAATCTAGGAGGACTTATCTTTTTCCAGGGAGGGCCAAATCGCCAAGCTCGATTGACTAATTACTACCAAGCACAAGCCAAAACACCACTATTCATAGCTATGGATGCAGAATGGGGGATCAGCATGCGGCTGGATTCCGTTCCTGATTTTCCGAAAGCCATGACCCTCGGAGCTGTTCAAGATCCTGATTTGGTATATGCTATGGGTAAGGAGATGGCCCGTCAATTCAAAGAACTGGGCATGCACATTAATTTTGCCCCTGTAGTGGATGTCAACTCCAACCCCAAAAACCCTGTGATTGGATATAGGGCATTCGGTGAAGATAGGGAAACAGTGACTAAGCATGCTATCTCGTATATGAAAGGGCTTCAGGACAATGGTGTGCTTGCCAACGCAAAACATTTTCCTGGTCATGGGGATACGGAGACGGACAGCCATTATTCCTTGCCTGTGATCAAGAACCCCGAACAACGTATCTGGGATGTGGATCTGTATCCTTATCAGGAATTATTCAAGGAAAACCTCATGTCCGTAATGGTCGCACATCTCAATGTGCCCAGTCTGGATGATGCTAGAAATGTCCCTACCAGCCTTTCCAAAAAAGTCGTTACTGATCTACTCCAAAACAGGATGAACTTTCAAGGCCTGATCTTCACTGATGCCCTTAATATGAAAGGAGTTGCGAACAGCAATGCCCCGGGTGAGGTAGATCTCAAAGCATTACTGGCTGGAAATGATGTTTTGCTCTATTCCCAGGACGTGCCCAAAGCAAAAGCTCTGATCAAAAACGCAGTGGCGGACGGAAGGATCAGCGAAAGAGAGATAAACAGAAGGGTTAAAAAAATTCTCCGCGCCAAATACTGGGCAGGGCTAAACGGATACAGACCCATCGATACCCATAAACTGGTGGAACGGCTGAACACTCCCGAGACGCAGACTATCATAGAAAATCTGTATGCAGATGCAATCACGGTGGCTGTCAATAAGGACAACTTACTTCCTTTTCAATTCTTGGATCTTTCCAAATTCGCAAGCTTGAGCATAGGCGACGAAGGTAAGAATTTTCAGAAATACCTGAGTAAATACGCCGAATTTGACCATTTCAGCATAGATAAGGCAGCCAATGAGACTACTCATTACAATACCATGAAGCAACTGGAGGATTTTGATGTGGTGGTGGTGGGCCTGATGGGCGTCACTAACAGCCCAAGCAGAAATTTTGGAATTACTCCGGGTGACATAAAATTGATCAAAGAATTGGCAAAGCGGCAAAAAGTCGTGACTGTGCTATTCGGAAATGCTTATGCAGCACAGCAACTGGAAGATATAGGGAACTTGGTTTTTGCTTATGAAAACAATCCTAAGACCCAGGAACTGGCACCACAGATACTCTTTGGAGGTAGAGCATCAAAAGGTATTCTGCCGATAACGGTGAATGGAGGTTTTTCCCATGGTGTAGGAGGTTATCTGGCTCCGGCTAATAGACTTTCCTACGGAACTCCGGAAAGTGTGGGGCTAGATGGAAAAATTTTAGATAAAATCGATGCGGTAGCCGAGAAGGCAATTAGAATCCAGGCTACTCCCGGAGCCAATGTATTGGTAGTCAAAGACGGGAAGGTGGTTTTTGAACGATCTTATGGTAAACTGGAATATAAGGCTAGTCCTACAGTAAACTCTGAAACTGTGTACGACCTGGCGTCAATCACGAAGGTTTTGGCCACCACTCAAGCTGTTATGTTTCTGGAAAGCAGGGGAGAGCTTGACATGAAAAAATCCCTTGAAGATTATCTGCCTGAGCTGAAAGGAACGAATAAAGGAAAGCTGGTGCTCAGCGATGTGATGGCCCATGAGGCAGGTCTTGTGGCATTTATCCCCTATTATGCACGGACGGTAGAAGCAGGACAGTGGAGAGGCGATTATTATAAACCACAACCTACGCTGGGATTTTCCAGACAGGTTTCCAATGATATGTTTGGATTGGATGCGCTTCGGGACAGCATATGGCACTGGACAATCGAATCCAAAATTACGCCGATTCCTAGAGGGGCAAGTAAGCATCCCTATGTGTATTCTGACCTGACCATGTACCTAATGCAGGCGGTAGTGGAAAGAATAGTAAATCAACCGATGGAAACATTTCTGGATCAGAATTTCTATGCTCCATTAGGGCTTCACACAATGACTTTCAACCCTCTAGTGAGAATGCCTATCGACAATATAGCGCCTACCGAAAATGATATCACTTGGAGAAAAAGGCAGGTACGTGGGTATGTCCATGATCAGGGGGCTGCTATGTATGGAGGAGTGGCTGGTCACGCCGGGCTTTTTGGCAAAGCAAATGATCTGGCTGTAATGATGCAGCTGATGCTCAACGGCGGTACCTATGGAGGAGTGAATCTTATCGAGCCAGAGACCGTAAGAAATTTCACCAAAAACCAATCCAGCCAAAGCCGTCGGGGATGGGGATGGGACAAGCCAAACACCAAATCTGGCAGTGGGGGATCTGCGGGAGACCTTGCGCCCAAATCCACCTTTGGCCATACAGGATTCACCGGAACCTGTGTCTGGGCTGATCCGGAAAACAAGCTGATTTATGTTTTTCTATCCAATAGGGTTTATCCCGATGCCACAAACACCAAATTATTGAAAGAAGGTATCCGTACAGAGATCCATGACATCATCTATGAGGCGATGGGAAAAAAATAGAGCTGTTTAAAAAGGCAATTTGCCCAAGTCAACATTTCCACCGGAAAGAATAACCCCTACTTTCTTGCCTCTAAATTTGTCTTGGTTTGCCATCAATGCAGCTAACGGCACCGCACAAGAAGGCTCTACCACGATTTTCATCCGCTCAAATATCATCCTCATCGCTTCGATAATCTCTGGGTCTGAGGCTAAGAGAATATCGGACACATACTCCTTAATCAATCCAAAATTCAATTCTCCTAAAGAAGTCAATAATCCATCAGCAATGGTATTAGGCTCTGCCTGAGGTATTCTTCTTCCAGCATGAAAAGATTGAAATGCATCATCCGCACCTTTTGGTTCGGCGGCAATTACTTCTATGCTGGGATTTAGATAATTAGCGACTAAAGCAGTGCCTGCTAGCAATCCACCTCCTCCAACTGGAGCCATGATCATATCTAAGTTTTCTTGATCTTCTAGGAACTCTAGGGCACAGGTAGCCTGCCCTTCGATCACATCCATATAGTCAAATGGAGGAATGAATGAGGCTCCTGTTTTCTCCACAACTGCCTCCAAGGTAGATTCCCTTGATTTAAGATTTGGCTCACATTCTATGATCTCACCACCGTACCCTTTTACAGCTTTCTTTTTCACATCAGGCGCATTGGATGGCATGACAATGTAAGCGGGGATACCGGCCACACGTGCCGCTCTTGCCAATGCTGCCGCATGATTGCCACTGCTATGAGTAGCAACGCCCTTAGACTTCTGGGCATCGGTAAGTTTCATTACGGCATTGGCCGCTCCCCGCGCTTTAAAAGCACCTACTTTCTGGAAATTCTCACACTTAAAATAGATCTCACAACCTGTGATTTCATTGATCGCTGAAGATGTCAATATCGGGGTACGGTGAATAAAAGGCTGGATGCGCTCATGTGCAGCTTCTATAGCAGCGAGAGAGGGAAAAGCGGTTTTCATGTGTCTATAATGGATTTTTAATGGTCACCCCGATTAATCGGGGCAGGCTATGGAATCCCTGCCTGTCCGGTAGTCAGGCTCGATTTCATGGCCTGAAAATAGGCAGAATTTGAGAAAGACTTCTAGAGTTTCAAGAAATAGTTAACTGACTTAAAGATGATTATTTATCTTCAGGACATGAATTGGAATGAGATGGATTTTTTGCCGGTCATGGGCGAAATGCTGAATTTAGAAAATACTGTCAAGTTGGACTTTAGTCCCTCTAATCCTGATTTGGAAACCCTCGATTTGTCCAATACTTCGGTATTTGATAAATATGTGACCCAGCAGATAAAAGACTCGGGCAAGAAATATGGAATAGGTGGCTATTTGGAGCATAGAGCGATCTACCGCAGAAGTGCAGTCTTTGGGACAGCGGAGTCTGACTTCCGTAATATCCATCTTGGAATAGACATCTGGACAGATGCTGGAGCAGCTATATATGCTCCTCTAGACGGAAAAATCCATAGTTTCCAGAATAATGTTGGCTTTGGCAATTATGGCGCTACCATTATTTTAGAACATACTGTTTTTGGGAAAAAACTCTATTCGCTTTATGGGCATCTTTTTCTCTCAGATATTATAGATATTAATATAGGCCAAGGAATAAAAGCAGGCGAAAAATTGGCTCATGTTGGTCCATTCCCTGAAAACGGCGACTGGCCTCCACATTTGCATTTCCAGTTGATGTGGGATCTGATGGGAAATGTTAGTGATTTTCCGGGGGTATGCGCAGAGCGCGAAATGGAAATCTATCAGTCAAATTGCCCCGATCCCAATTTGATCCTGAGATGCGAAGTGCTTTAACTGTTCGCCTCTGTAATCAACCGTAATCCTTCCAGGGTTAGATTTCTGTCGATTTCATCGAATACCTCCACCAGTGGAGTCAATACCGAAGAAAGCCCACCGGTAGCTATTATCCGGAAACTCTGCCCGGTTTCTCGGGCTATGGCTTCCAGCATTCCTTTTACCAAACCTGTGTATCCGTATAAAATCCCGGCCTGAATCGCATGAACAGTATTCTGGCCTAAGGCAGATTCGGGCATTCTCAGCTCTACTTCCGGGAGTTTGGATGTATTTTGAAAAAGAGAATTAAGCGCAGTTTTCAGCCCGGGTACTATATTGACCCCTATTATTTCACCATTGCCATCCACCACAGTAAACGTGAGTGCGGTTCCAAAATCCACCACGATTAAAGCTTCCCTATACTTGGAATAAGCCGCCATGACATTGCACATCAGATCTGTGCCTATTTCATTTGGGCGTAAGCTCTTTACAGGAAGGTTTATAAAGCTGGAGGGGGTTATCAGGTAAGGGAGCGCCCCAAAGTAGTTTTCACAAAACTGGATAATCTTATCATTGATCTCCGAAACCACAGAGCTAAGCCCAATTTTCTTGATCTCAGAAGGATTAATCCCATGCTCCAAAAAATACAAGGGAACTTTACTATGCAACTGGGTTAGAAATCTGGAAGAATGGGTTTCTATCCGAAAATGGTTTTTCCAGCTATTTTTCTCCTCGTTGTACAATGCAAAAACCACATTTGAATTCCCCGCGTCTATCGCTAAAAACATAGTATCTAAGTTTTGATTAAATTAGCCAATCCCAAAATTAAACGGTTTTATAAACTTTGATCATGTACACACTAAGAGAAGGAAAAATAGAGGATTTACCTCGCATATTGGAATTAATTAATGAATTGGCACTTTATGAAAAAGCTCCTGAGCAAGTGACCAACACCCTGGAGATGATGGAAAAAGACGGATTTGGAGAAAATCCTGTTTTTGGCACTTTCCTATGCGTGAAAAATGAAACTTCTGAGATCGTGGGCATGGCTATCTATTATTATCGATACAGTACATGGAAAGGAAAAAGAATCTATCTGGAAGACCTCATTGTGACCCAAGCGGAACGGGGAAATGGCGCCGGAAAATTGCTTTTTGACCGGATTATGAAAAAAGGATTAGAGGAAAATTGCACTGGTATGATGTGGCAAGTGCTGGATTGGAATGAACCTGCTATTAATTTCTACAGAAAATACGGGGCTACACTCGAAGCAGGATGGCTTAATGCACATTTGCAAGATTATGAAATTAAGCAAATCCTAGAGTAATTCAGCAACTTATTGCAAATACAATTATTATATATTGTATTTGCAATAATTTAGTGTAACTTAGTGGTGCTTAATGAAATGACCCAGATATGACACACACTTGGAAGATATCGTTTGGTGAGAAAGATGCAGAATCCATTCGCACAGGCAGCGATTCTTATTATTTCTTTCAAGAGACTGTTTCGATGGTCTCTGAGCCAAATGCTGTATATAATGTAGCGGTTTCGTTTCACGATACGGGTGAGATTTTTGATTTTTTGGATTTCACCCAGCAGGATGTTTCAGAGATGATGGAAGTGGATCCGAGTACTTTGTCCCGCTGGCGCAAAGAAGACAGAAAGCTCACGAAGATGCTCACCAAAAACATCTTGGAGATGGATCAGGTGATTGCAAAGGGCATCAGGATTTTTGGATCAGAAGAGTTGCTCTCCCAGTGGCTGCACACCGAGAATGCATCCATAGGTAATCAAAAGCCGGCCATGCTCATGAAGAATCCCTATGGCATCGAGCGAGTGGATGAGGCGATGGAGGCTATGTCTTGGGGATCTATCCTATAAGGTGTGCGGTATTATCGTCTGATTGAAAATCTGGAAGGCAGAAGTTCTTTGGGCTTTGGTACAGGAGCAGGGAGATGGAATCAATACGGCACCCCAATGATATATTGCTGCAGTGTCACTTCTCTTAATTTCCTGGAACTTCTCAGTATCAAAGGAGCCGTAGTCACTCAAAGCAAATGGAAGCTGGTCATGTTGGAGATTCAGACACCTATACCCGAATTAGATGCTTCTGACTTACCATCTGACTGGAAAAACAGACCTCACCCCAGATCCACTCAGGAATTTGGTACTGCCTGGGCAAAAGGCATGATTTCTCCTGCCTTAAAAATCCCTTCGTGTAGAATTCCTCTGAAAAGCTATCCAAATGAGCATAATTTACTGATCAACCCCTTGCACCCTGACTTTCAAAATTCTGTGAAAGTGATGGAGGAATGGGATGTAAGCTTCGAAGTGAATTCTTGAAATTGATATTGGAAGACTACAAAATTTGAAAATCCCCATTTAGATAAAATAAAAGACCGGCGAGTGCCGGTCTTTGTATGTTGATTTTGTTTATTAATCCTTTAAGCTGTAATTAGGAGCTTCTCTTGTCACACTTACATCATGCGGATGGGATTCTTTAACGCCTGCAGCTGTAATTTTGACAAATTTTCCGTTTTTCTGAAGATCCTCAATCGTCTGGGTGCCGCAATACCCCATACCTGCCTGAAGGCCGCCTACAAGTTGATATAGAACCTCAGAAACCAAACCTTTGAAAGGCACACGGCCAACAATCCCCTCAGGAACCAACTTTTTGATGTTGTCCTCCGCATCTTGGAAGTAACGGTCTTTAGAACCTGACTCCATTGCCTCCAAAGATCCCATACCTCGATAAGACTTAAATTTCCTTCCCTGGAAAATGATCATTTCCCCTGGTGCTTCCTCAGTTCCTGCCAACAAGGATCCTATCATTATAGAACTTCCTCCTGCCGCAATAGCCTTCACCAAGTCTCCTGAATAACGAATCCCTCCATCTGCAATAACTGGAACCCCTCGATCTTTTAATGCCTCAGCACATTCGAAAACGGCAGACAATTGAGGTACGCCTACACCGGCAATGATTCTGGTGGTGCAGATAGAACCTGGGCCTACACCCACTTTCACCGCATCAGCTCCCGCATCAGCAAGTGCAATAGCAGCTTCAGGGGTTGCAATATTTCCTACGATTACTTCTAACTCCGGGAACGCATCCTTGATTTTCCTGCATGTCTCAATCACTCCTTTGGAATGACCGTGGGCGGTATCAATAGACACCACATCCACACCTGCATTTTTCAAGGCATCGACACGCTCCACAATATCTGCAGTAACACCTACTGCCGCACCTACCCTAAGTCTTCCGTATTCGTCCTTACAGGCATTTGGCTTGTCTTTTCTTTTAAGAATATCCTTGTAGGTGATCAAGCCGGTCAACTTGTTTTCATCATCTACTATAGGGAGTTTCTCGATTTTGTATTCCTGAAGTATCTCTTCTGCCTGCTCCAAAGAAATTCCGGATTTGGCAGTAATAAGATTATCC from Algoriphagus sp. NG3 encodes the following:
- a CDS encoding glycoside hydrolase family 3 N-terminal domain-containing protein is translated as MSSKLWRIFAVGIIALTFSSGKLDESLLIADPLLSEDPMDQLNWVDSVFNSLTFEERLGQLFMVAAYSNKGQKHVDEISSLVKNENLGGLIFFQGGPNRQARLTNYYQAQAKTPLFIAMDAEWGISMRLDSVPDFPKAMTLGAVQDPDLVYAMGKEMARQFKELGMHINFAPVVDVNSNPKNPVIGYRAFGEDRETVTKHAISYMKGLQDNGVLANAKHFPGHGDTETDSHYSLPVIKNPEQRIWDVDLYPYQELFKENLMSVMVAHLNVPSLDDARNVPTSLSKKVVTDLLQNRMNFQGLIFTDALNMKGVANSNAPGEVDLKALLAGNDVLLYSQDVPKAKALIKNAVADGRISEREINRRVKKILRAKYWAGLNGYRPIDTHKLVERLNTPETQTIIENLYADAITVAVNKDNLLPFQFLDLSKFASLSIGDEGKNFQKYLSKYAEFDHFSIDKAANETTHYNTMKQLEDFDVVVVGLMGVTNSPSRNFGITPGDIKLIKELAKRQKVVTVLFGNAYAAQQLEDIGNLVFAYENNPKTQELAPQILFGGRASKGILPITVNGGFSHGVGGYLAPANRLSYGTPESVGLDGKILDKIDAVAEKAIRIQATPGANVLVVKDGKVVFERSYGKLEYKASPTVNSETVYDLASITKVLATTQAVMFLESRGELDMKKSLEDYLPELKGTNKGKLVLSDVMAHEAGLVAFIPYYARTVEAGQWRGDYYKPQPTLGFSRQVSNDMFGLDALRDSIWHWTIESKITPIPRGASKHPYVYSDLTMYLMQAVVERIVNQPMETFLDQNFYAPLGLHTMTFNPLVRMPIDNIAPTENDITWRKRQVRGYVHDQGAAMYGGVAGHAGLFGKANDLAVMMQLMLNGGTYGGVNLIEPETVRNFTKNQSSQSRRGWGWDKPNTKSGSGGSAGDLAPKSTFGHTGFTGTCVWADPENKLIYVFLSNRVYPDATNTKLLKEGIRTEIHDIIYEAMGKK
- a CDS encoding pyridoxal-phosphate dependent enzyme, yielding MKTAFPSLAAIEAAHERIQPFIHRTPILTSSAINEITGCEIYFKCENFQKVGAFKARGAANAVMKLTDAQKSKGVATHSSGNHAAALARAARVAGIPAYIVMPSNAPDVKKKAVKGYGGEIIECEPNLKSRESTLEAVVEKTGASFIPPFDYMDVIEGQATCALEFLEDQENLDMIMAPVGGGGLLAGTALVANYLNPSIEVIAAEPKGADDAFQSFHAGRRIPQAEPNTIADGLLTSLGELNFGLIKEYVSDILLASDPEIIEAMRMIFERMKIVVEPSCAVPLAALMANQDKFRGKKVGVILSGGNVDLGKLPF
- a CDS encoding peptidoglycan DD-metalloendopeptidase family protein; its protein translation is MIIYLQDMNWNEMDFLPVMGEMLNLENTVKLDFSPSNPDLETLDLSNTSVFDKYVTQQIKDSGKKYGIGGYLEHRAIYRRSAVFGTAESDFRNIHLGIDIWTDAGAAIYAPLDGKIHSFQNNVGFGNYGATIILEHTVFGKKLYSLYGHLFLSDIIDINIGQGIKAGEKLAHVGPFPENGDWPPHLHFQLMWDLMGNVSDFPGVCAEREMEIYQSNCPDPNLILRCEVL
- a CDS encoding type III pantothenate kinase — encoded protein: MFLAIDAGNSNVVFALYNEEKNSWKNHFRIETHSSRFLTQLHSKVPLYFLEHGINPSEIKKIGLSSVVSEINDKIIQFCENYFGALPYLITPSSFINLPVKSLRPNEIGTDLMCNVMAAYSKYREALIVVDFGTALTFTVVDGNGEIIGVNIVPGLKTALNSLFQNTSKLPEVELRMPESALGQNTVHAIQAGILYGYTGLVKGMLEAIARETGQSFRIIATGGLSSVLTPLVEVFDEIDRNLTLEGLRLITEANS
- a CDS encoding GNAT family N-acetyltransferase — encoded protein: MYTLREGKIEDLPRILELINELALYEKAPEQVTNTLEMMEKDGFGENPVFGTFLCVKNETSEIVGMAIYYYRYSTWKGKRIYLEDLIVTQAERGNGAGKLLFDRIMKKGLEENCTGMMWQVLDWNEPAINFYRKYGATLEAGWLNAHLQDYEIKQILE
- a CDS encoding antitoxin Xre/MbcA/ParS toxin-binding domain-containing protein, whose product is MTHTWKISFGEKDAESIRTGSDSYYFFQETVSMVSEPNAVYNVAVSFHDTGEIFDFLDFTQQDVSEMMEVDPSTLSRWRKEDRKLTKMLTKNILEMDQVIAKGIRIFGSEELLSQWLHTENASIGNQKPAMLMKNPYGIERVDEAMEAMSWGSIL
- a CDS encoding RES family NAD+ phosphorylase, translating into MRYYRLIENLEGRSSLGFGTGAGRWNQYGTPMIYCCSVTSLNFLELLSIKGAVVTQSKWKLVMLEIQTPIPELDASDLPSDWKNRPHPRSTQEFGTAWAKGMISPALKIPSCRIPLKSYPNEHNLLINPLHPDFQNSVKVMEEWDVSFEVNS
- the guaB gene encoding IMP dehydrogenase translates to MNRNSDKFLFEALTYDDVLLVPGYSEVLPRDTNTSTQLTKKIRLNIPLVSAAMDTVTEAELAIAIALEGGLGFIHKNMSIEQQAAQVRKVKRSQAGMILDPITLHIDAKVRDAETIMREFHIGGIPVVDENKVLKGIITNRDLRFIKDQNRPIREIMTVDNLITAKSGISLEQAEEILQEYKIEKLPIVDDENKLTGLITYKDILKRKDKPNACKDEYGRLRVGAAVGVTADIVERVDALKNAGVDVVSIDTAHGHSKGVIETCRKIKDAFPELEVIVGNIATPEAAIALADAGADAVKVGVGPGSICTTRIIAGVGVPQLSAVFECAEALKDRGVPVIADGGIRYSGDLVKAIAAGGSSIMIGSLLAGTEEAPGEMIIFQGRKFKSYRGMGSLEAMESGSKDRYFQDAEDNIKKLVPEGIVGRVPFKGLVSEVLYQLVGGLQAGMGYCGTQTIEDLQKNGKFVKITAAGVKESHPHDVSVTREAPNYSLKD